Proteins encoded in a region of the Saccharothrix ecbatanensis genome:
- a CDS encoding GuaB1 family IMP dehydrogenase-related protein, whose product MRFIEGHRPSYDLTYDDVFLVPGRSAVESRFGVDLSTSDGTGATIPIVVANMTAVAGRRMAETVARRGGLVVLPQDVAPQAVAEIVQWVKARHPVWDTPLTLHPDDSVADAVNLLHKRAHGAVVVVDDDGRPKGIVDEAACAGVDRFTRLHDVADDRIVTLPLDTPPREVFERLHGGTQQVALGVDADGRLKGVMTSLGALRSDVYQPALDHANRLRVAAAIGVNGDITAKAEQLLAAGVDTLVVDTAHGHQEKMIAALKAVREARPTVPVVAGNVVTAEGVRDLVEAGADIVKVGVGPGAMCTTRMMTGVGRPQFSAVAECAAEARRLGKHVWADGGVRHPRDVALALAAGAASAMVGSWFAGTYESPGDLQRDEQGRLYKESFGMASKRAVSARTRTDNVFDRAKKGLFEEGISTSRMRLDPIRPGVEDLLDSITAGVRSACTYAGAQTLEEFHAKATLGIQSAAGFAEGRPLPSGW is encoded by the coding sequence GTGCGGTTCATTGAAGGGCATCGGCCCAGCTACGACCTGACCTACGACGACGTCTTCCTCGTGCCCGGCCGGTCGGCCGTCGAGTCGAGGTTCGGCGTCGACCTGTCGACCTCGGACGGCACGGGGGCGACGATCCCGATCGTGGTCGCGAACATGACCGCGGTGGCGGGACGGCGGATGGCGGAGACCGTGGCCCGGCGCGGTGGGCTGGTGGTGCTGCCCCAGGACGTGGCGCCGCAAGCGGTCGCCGAGATCGTCCAGTGGGTGAAGGCCCGCCACCCCGTCTGGGACACGCCGCTGACCCTCCACCCCGACGACTCGGTCGCCGACGCCGTCAACCTCCTCCACAAGCGCGCCCACGGCGCGGTAGTGGTGGTCGACGACGACGGCCGGCCCAAGGGCATCGTGGACGAGGCGGCGTGCGCGGGCGTTGATCGGTTCACGCGGTTGCACGATGTGGCCGACGACCGGATCGTCACCCTTCCGTTGGACACCCCACCGCGTGAAGTCTTCGAACGGCTCCACGGCGGCACCCAGCAGGTCGCACTGGGCGTCGACGCCGACGGCCGCCTCAAGGGCGTGATGACCAGCCTGGGCGCCCTCCGCTCCGACGTCTACCAACCCGCCCTCGACCACGCCAACAGGCTCCGCGTCGCCGCCGCCATCGGCGTCAACGGCGACATCACCGCCAAAGCCGAGCAACTCCTCGCCGCCGGCGTCGACACCCTCGTCGTGGACACCGCCCACGGCCACCAGGAAAAGATGATCGCGGCCCTCAAGGCCGTCCGCGAGGCCCGCCCCACCGTCCCGGTCGTCGCCGGCAACGTCGTCACCGCCGAAGGCGTCCGCGACCTGGTCGAAGCGGGCGCGGACATCGTCAAGGTCGGCGTCGGCCCCGGCGCCATGTGCACCACCCGCATGATGACCGGCGTCGGCCGCCCGCAGTTCTCCGCCGTCGCGGAGTGCGCCGCGGAAGCCCGAAGGCTCGGCAAGCACGTCTGGGCCGACGGCGGCGTCCGCCACCCGCGCGACGTGGCACTCGCCCTCGCCGCCGGCGCCGCGAGCGCCATGGTCGGCTCCTGGTTCGCCGGCACCTACGAATCCCCCGGCGACCTCCAGCGCGACGAACAGGGCCGCCTCTACAAGGAGTCCTTCGGCATGGCGTCCAAGCGGGCCGTGTCCGCGCGCACCCGCACGGACAACGTCTTCGACCGGGCCAAGAAGGGCCTGTTCGAGGAGGGCATCTCCACCTCCCGCATGCGCCTGGACCCGATCCGCCCCGGCGTCGAGGACCTGCTCGACTCCATCACGGCCGGCGTCCGCAGCGCCTGCACCTACGCCGGCGCCCAGACCTTGGAGGAGTTCCACGCCAAGGCGACGCTCGGCATCCAGAGCGCCGCCGGGTTCGCCGAAGGCCGTCCACTCCCGTCGGGCTGGTGA
- a CDS encoding ATP-dependent DNA ligase codes for MLFSEVVETSAVVAATRSRLAKVAALAELVRRMTTSAVVSFLVGAPSQGRIGAGWRTVFDLAVPPAASPSLTVSDVDAALGAIASTSGKGSTARRTALLTDLFSRATEAEQDFLRRLLTGELRQGALEGVMLDAIARAADVPGEVVRRAFMLSGSLPETAVAAMTGEEALAAFRLEVGRPVRPMLASPAESLPDALAELGACVVEHKLDGARIQVHRSGDEVRIFTRTLREITGTVPELVALVRGLPCRSVVLDGETLALNDDGKPRPFQETMSRFGAQDVRELLLSPFFFDCLHVDGVDLLDEPLRVRLDALRAVAGSHVIPGVVAPTDDLAAEVLTESLDAGHEGVMVKALESVYAAGRRGRAWQKVKPVHTLDLVVLGVEWGSGRRKGLLSNLHLGARDPDGGPPIMVGKTFKGMTDELLAWQTRELMAIATEKSDWAVMVRPELVIEIELDGAQVSTRYPGGVALRFARVLRYRPDKDAGEADTIDTVRALLPRRAAVPDDTIG; via the coding sequence GTGTTGTTCAGCGAAGTCGTCGAGACGTCCGCCGTGGTGGCGGCGACGCGTTCCCGCCTGGCCAAGGTCGCCGCCCTGGCCGAGCTGGTGCGCCGGATGACGACGTCCGCGGTGGTGTCGTTCCTGGTCGGGGCGCCCAGCCAGGGGCGCATCGGCGCGGGCTGGCGGACCGTGTTCGACCTGGCCGTTCCGCCGGCGGCGTCGCCTTCGCTGACGGTGTCCGATGTGGACGCGGCGTTGGGCGCGATCGCGTCGACGAGCGGCAAGGGGTCGACGGCCAGACGCACGGCTCTGCTGACCGATCTGTTCAGCAGAGCCACCGAGGCCGAACAGGACTTCCTGCGTCGGCTGCTGACCGGGGAACTGCGTCAAGGTGCACTCGAAGGGGTGATGCTGGACGCGATCGCCCGGGCTGCCGACGTGCCCGGCGAGGTGGTGCGGCGGGCGTTCATGCTGTCCGGCTCACTGCCCGAGACGGCCGTGGCCGCGATGACCGGCGAGGAGGCGTTGGCGGCGTTCCGGTTGGAGGTCGGGCGACCGGTGCGGCCGATGCTGGCGTCGCCGGCGGAGTCGCTGCCGGACGCGTTGGCCGAGTTGGGGGCGTGCGTGGTGGAGCACAAGCTCGACGGCGCGCGGATCCAGGTGCACCGGTCGGGGGACGAGGTCCGCATCTTCACCCGGACGTTGCGGGAGATCACCGGGACGGTGCCGGAGCTGGTGGCGTTGGTGCGCGGGCTGCCTTGCCGGTCGGTGGTGTTGGACGGTGAGACGCTGGCGTTGAACGACGACGGCAAGCCGCGGCCGTTCCAGGAGACGATGAGCAGATTCGGGGCGCAGGACGTTCGGGAGCTGCTGCTGAGTCCGTTCTTCTTCGACTGCCTGCATGTGGACGGGGTCGATCTGCTGGACGAACCGCTGCGGGTGCGCTTGGACGCGTTGCGCGCGGTGGCGGGCTCGCACGTCATTCCCGGTGTGGTGGCGCCGACGGATGACCTGGCGGCGGAGGTTCTGACGGAGTCACTGGACGCCGGGCACGAGGGCGTGATGGTGAAGGCGCTGGAGTCGGTGTACGCGGCGGGGCGGCGTGGGCGGGCGTGGCAGAAGGTGAAGCCGGTGCACACACTGGACCTGGTGGTGCTGGGAGTCGAGTGGGGCAGTGGGCGGCGGAAGGGGTTGCTGTCGAACCTCCACTTGGGGGCGCGGGATCCGGATGGCGGGCCGCCGATCATGGTGGGGAAGACGTTCAAGGGGATGACGGACGAGTTGCTGGCGTGGCAGACGCGCGAGCTGATGGCGATCGCGACGGAGAAGTCGGACTGGGCCGTGATGGTCAGACCCGAACTGGTGATAGAGATCGAATTGGACGGGGCGCAGGTCAGCACTCGATATCCTGGCGGGGTGGCACTGAGGTTCGCCCGGGTCCTGCGGTACCGACCGGACAAGGACGCGGGCGAGGCGGACACCATCGACACGGTCCGCGCCCTCTTGCCGCGACGTGCAGCGGTCCCGGACGACACAATCGGGTGA